A region of the Arctopsyche grandis isolate Sample6627 chromosome 10, ASM5162203v2, whole genome shotgun sequence genome:
CATCACTGTAACGCATATTAGACTGATAATGAATCAATATGAGTTattcgttattattataattgtaccATGCCCAAATTTGTTGTAAATTCTTATCTATATGAAGCAAATTTTCACGAACACAATCTACCGAAATTAAACTTATCAATcttttttgtattacatatatacaaatattttgttgTGTGGTATGAAGATTAAAACATATGTTATTTGTGGTTTTAACCACAAAATTTCCATATTGTTTTCTATCTTATTTTTCGTTTGGTATTTTATCGGAGGTTTTTGCACCCAGCCGATACTTCTTTATAAAACAAACAACACAACATTGTATATCTTTTCCTTTATAAAGCTGAATTATTAGGCAAAGAAAAATATTCAGGTTTCAAGAATTACTGGTGCAACACTGATATTTCACTCATTCAAAAGTGCTCCTCATTACCGTGCAAAACATACTAACTAAACATTTTGTATAATTATAGGTGACGCATTAATCCTATCAAGATGGCAAACGTTAAGAATAGCTTAAAACTGCTTTTCGATAGGCCGAAAGAACCTCTGTTCATGCCTAAAGGTCCTAACAACGCAGTGTTTCAACCACCAGCTAACTTTTTGGCAAGtattacttatacatatatcacattatgatttttcttattttcactAATAATTCTACTCCACTTTTCAGGCACCTGAATATCAAAAGAGAGCCACCGAGTTGGGAAATCGTCACAACACTGACGGCAATGAAACCATCCCGCTTAAGTCGGTCCGAGCTCCGAATCTCACCGAAGCCTTGAAACTACCTCGTCAAGCTGAATTTTCACTTTTCATTCCCAACCATCGTAAAATGGCTTCATCATTGATTGACATTTTCATGAGTAATTATCGCAtgattgttttatataattgttATAACACACAAAACactgattgaaatattttttcagaGGTTCCACAAAATCAACTGCAAGATTTGTTATCAACGTGTGCCTTCTGTAGAGATAAAGTCAACCCTCAACTCTTCAACTACGCCCTTTCTGTATCTTTGATGCACAGGTAAAATCATCCAcgcattgattttaattaatcaattatacaTTTGTAATATTGCGATCTTTTCCAGACAAGACACACGCGATGTTGATATTCCAAACGTGATGGAAACGTTCCCTTCCAAGTTCTCCGACTCCCAAGTGTTCCAAGATGCTAGGGAAGTCAGCAGCGTCATTCCATCCACAATTCAGGTATGGATcgagtattataatataaaatcacccGCGAtagtaatttttcaaataataactaATGTTTTTGTTAAAGCGTCCTCCGATAGTGATCCCGAAAGACTTTTCCGCATCAGACATGGAATTGGAACATCGCGTAGCTTACTTCCGTGAGGACATCGGTATCAATCTCCATCACTGGCATTGGCATCTCGTCTATCCGTTCACTTCAGCCACCCGTGCAATCGTCGACAAAAACAGACGCGGAGAACTGTTCTACTACATGCACCAACAGATTGTCgctaggtatacatacatatttcaatattccAAATACATGGAACGCTGAAGTTATGAatcattaatataatactaatgaCATTGAATTTTTTAGATTCAACTGTGAACGTCTGTCAAACATGCTGCCGAGAGTTAGACGTTTCAACAACTTCACCGAACCTGTTGCCGAGGGCTATTTCCCAAAGCTTGACAGTCTGACTGCCGGGCGTGCTTGGGGCGCGAGACAAGCTGGTATGTTCTGGCAAGATCTGAACAGAAGTATCGATGGCATCAGAATAACTATTGACGATGTAAATCAGTGGCGTAGTAGAATTGAAGAAGCTATCAACTTGGGCACCTATGTGGCCGTAAGTATCATCCCGAAGACCTCAACCCGCATACAGTCTTCTCTTTTCTGATCTGTTGCACTAATGCTTCCTTCTTACCTTTTCCATTATATTACAATTCCATTTGAATATCTCTCTTGTCCTTCTTTCATCCAATTTTCTAACCTCGTGTGTTTCTCTTTCCGTCTCTCCTAGTATTCCAACATTTTGCTTAATAGACCTGAACCCGCATATAGTCTTCTCTTTTCTGATCTGTTGCACTAATGCCTTCCTTTTTACCTTTTCCATTACATTACAGTTCCATTTGAATATCTCTCTTGTCCTTCTTTCATCCAATTTTCTAACCTCGTGTGTTTCTCTTTCCGTCTCTCCTAGTATTCCAACATTTTGCTTAATAGACCTCAACCCGCATATAGTCTTCTCTTTTCTGATCTATTGCACTAATGCCTTCCTTCTAACTTTATCCATTACCATACAGTTCCATTTGAATATCTCTCTTGTCCTTCTTTCATCCAATTTTCCAACCTCGTGTGTTTCTCTTTCCGTCTCTCCTAGTATTCCAACATTTTGCTTAATAGACCTCAAACCGCATATATTCTTCTCTTTTCTGATCTATTGCACTAATGCCTTCCTTCTTACCGTTTCCATTACATTACAGTTCCATTTGAATATCTCTCTTGTCCTTCTTTCATCCAATTTTCTAACCTCTTGTGTTTCTCTTTCCGTCTCTCCTAGTATTCCAACATTTTGCTTAATAGACCTCAACCCGCATATAGTCTTCTCTTTTCTGATCTATTGCACTAATGCCTTCCTTCTTACCTTTTCCATTACATTACAATTCCATTTAAATATCTCTCTTGTGCTTCTTTCATCCAATTTTGTAACCTCGTGTGTTTATCTTTCCGTCTCTCCTAGCATTCCAACATTTTGCTTaatataattcaacattaaTCATATGTATAATTCTCTACAGGCAAATGGACAAAGGCTACCGTTGACAATCGATATTTTAGGAAATATAATGGAAGCCAGTGATCTGACTCCAAACAGAACTTACTACGGTGATTTCCATAACGCCGGTCATCTTTTCACCGCTTACATGCACGATCCCGATCACAAATACTTGGTATATTAaagttaatacatatattgttattataataatatcaccAATACAATAACATTAATGTAAATCATTTCAGGAAATGTTCGGAGTGATGGGAGATTCCGGCACTGCAATGAGAGATCCTTTCTTCTACCGTTGGCATGCCCTCATCGATTATATCTTCCAAAAGTTCAAGTCTTCGGCCGCATCTCCACCATATAACAGACCTcaagtatgtatttttaataaattcaatgcaatgatacgcatacatatgtaatgttatatatatttttaatttaacagttGACAAATCCAAATATAACTGTGGCTTCCGTCCGAGTAAACAGCACCGGTATCAGAGCACCGAACGAACTGCAAACTTTCTGGATGCAAAGCGACGTCGACTTCTCCAGAGGATTAGATTTTTCAGAGCGCGGAACCGTTCTAGTCCGTTTCACACATCTCAACCATTTGCCGTTCACTTACACGTGAGTAGCCCACATGAAACAATGGCTGTTTCAATACATCGAATGGAAAATAATCAACGCTTTCGTTTTTCAGCATCGTTGTGAACAATAGTGGAGCAGCCAAGAGGGGCACCGTTCGAATCTTCATGGCGCCGAAAAACGACGAGCGTGGTCTACCGTGGCAGCTCGGCGACCACCGACTCATGTTCATCGAAATGGATAGATTCGTCACGCCatgtaaaattgaatgttttaaaCCACAATATAAACAATctatattaatttgatttatattaatCTGATCATTATTTCAGTGCGAAGTGGTGCAAACACAATCACCCGAAGCTCGACGGATTCATCCGTGACGATTCCGTTTGAAAGGTCGTTCCGTGACCTTTCGGTGAGACCTCAGGACCAAAACAATGATGCAGCCGCCACTTTCAACTTCTGTGGGTGCGGTTGGCCCCAGCATATGCTCGTGCCGAAGGGTACGCCTCAAGGTGCTGCGTATCAAGTATTCGCGATGGTCTCCAACATCGACCTGGATACCGTACGTACTAATCCTTTGAAGATTTTCTTTGCTGGAAACGTATGCTTATTGTGAATTGTCGATTTCAGATTCAGCAGACTGGTTCTGCAGGGCAGTGCAACGACGCTTCGAGCTTCTGCGGTCTCAAGGATCAGCTGTATCCCGATCGTCGCGATATGGGTTATCCTTTCGACAGGCCTCCGAATGCGCAGTTCAACGCCATCGAAGATTTCCTCCAACCGAATATGGCCTTGCAAGATATTACTATTCGCTTCACAGATAGGACTGTTCAAAACCCGAAAAATCCACGGCCCTGAAGCGATTTGTTAGGAATATAACTTGAACCCAATGAAATCATGAttctttttataatacatacataggttaaattaaattgatatttgttAAATGTGTCAActggtattttatattattagtgTATTGAGTATAAGTTTTTAATGTATAtagttgtaaatatatattataagtctgagaattatttttaatttatttaattaataaaaattattgaaaaaagccgtttgtttgtattttctattcatattttgtatatgtacaatatgtttgCATAAtcgtaatttaattaaaaagttacTTTACACGAAACACACATTTCATAATTGAAATGCTTTGTTAGAATTATCACAAATCACACCTtgtatttcttatttttataagGATAAAGAAAACatcaaattatttatcaaatataatacatctttgattttgatttttaaatgctttttattgttactaaattatgttcacaatacatcttatatctattttatactactgatctactgatcattttctattttacaattttaaattaaattggttagtaatcatagtattatattattataatgttaattaatATGCACATCGTAATAGGAAATAATACATCTTTATTTTATTGACTCTGCAAAAtgcgtttaccatgcatattatgtaattatatactATGGAGTAATTgcaattgtatgtaaatataatatgtatgtaggtatgtagtttaatttatttgaaatgtttttcttatctatttattttacatacttgGGATAGGTGGcgaagccgatagacccaaggggtttgactcatacatttatataaattaaatgagaaaaataagaataataaaataaaaataagagaggaaaaaataaataagaaaaagaaataacgaaataaaataaaatacaaagataaaaaaatagaacagtaaaatgataactaaaagaaaacgaaaatatgggaaaagaagaattataaaaacaCTTTAAGTCTAAAAAAGACATCtggcttatttttaaaaatatgaaggtTTTCAGAAATAACTACATTgctgggaagactattccaaactttaaccaccctgtttgaaaagaaggaatctctaatcaatttgttcgatttttcgtcGGAGAGAGAGTGACTTCTAAGATGAGTGTTGTCATTGAAAATAAAGAGGTTGGACATAAGataattgtaatgattatttcattaataaacttcgattaagtcgcctcttatttttTTCGTCTCCAGTGTGGTGagatttattctatttattcaaaaatagaatatttagaTGTAAGATCTTTAACTatgaatattatacattatttgttactcaaaattgaattcaaaccaATTTCAGTTGGACTGTGCAGTTATTATTTGAACACTTTTTTTAAGCTAAGCTCGAATCTGCAAATCTCTTCAAAGTGCTGCACTTCTTTCAAAATTAGTGTCTAAAGACACGAAAAAGCTGtgcttgtaaatatttatgtacttatacaAAGTTTTCAGATTCAGtacagtttcaaaatttgttttgaaatggTTGTATATATTCGTGTACgtgaattgaaaaaaagattaaaataaatcaatgaaaaaaatatgataggcataaaaatattgaagtatcatacatatattctagtaacccacatagtacatacatttcataaaaataataccatttTCAAGATTTGATTAATCTTGAAAATTGACAAGAAAATTCGTTGAATTGATAGAATCCATATCATATCATATCCATTTGATTTTAAACCTTAAAAAATCGATAATTCATTTATCAATACCCTCATATCCTGAGAAAGAAATATTCTTATATCTATTAATATATCGATGCTTACACTTCAGATCATCTTACTGATCAAAAattgtaaatgtattttaaacaataaattttagataatgttagttttttgattttaaaatgctttttattattaagaaattatgttcacaatacatcttatatatatttgaatagctactgatctactgatcattttgtattttacaattttaatttaattttgttagtaatcatagtattatattattcgaatgttaatgtacagcataataggaaaaagagctcaaaaacctatcgTACCACGATAATGAGAGtgtaaatcaatatacatatgtatttgatacggctaatttctttatatgtactttatatgtatttctttatttacatacatacatatcacataTGGGAAATAGATTTAAGCGATAGTTATTCAGCTTTTATCGTATATCCATTAGAATTTCGAGCAGATATTATAGTTAAAATAATGATATCATTTCGTTTGTTTTTATGATGAAACGCAATTTTTGTAGATAGGTAGAATATTTCAGTGGTAAGTTCATTAGATAGTGGttacgttttaattaaaatcaacagTCAGACAACTATATCTactcgaataaaaattttacaaaaaccaCAAAAAGCCGTGTGAATTTAATCTATAGAATGCAACATCCCAAAACTTTGAATTTGTTGAGgttaaaaacatgataaaaaaatatgtgtagtaGCTCCCATCGAGAACTTAAAgtgtaaattcataaaaatatgtttaaattaacccatttgaacccacgcggtcagttatgaacttacacgatgtatgccagcgcggtcattcacggcattttacaattttgcgtcgtaaaataaagggatcactcaggccggccgtaaaacctttggttacgcttggttagatgttggtgatgaattttaagaaagtcacacgaaattaaatcagttccttttggagttttgagggaataacatcgagcgcttttcgacttgcagatatgtcgaagagaaaacatacgtaagttttttatttttacatattttttatttatctttatgtttctaatacagtaggacttattgtataatatgcataagagaaattgcgtttatatatctcatattcctgaaaaaaaaaaatcaaaagtcgacggagtcgtatatgactccttgggataatgacacatattttttttccagagaatgcaattttactactgcagagatacgggaagaaattgataattgggacgagtctcaacttccggattccacatacatacatattaccacccctggaaactgatattcggttaaagaaaaaagtagggtggaaatcaatcaaccatttagtataaatatgtataataaatatatgggtggggttgatcaaatggataaccatatttctaactataacataagtattagagggaaaaaatggtacatgcctattctgttttggaacatcgatgtagctgtgaataacgcttggattctaagcaaaagttttggttgtaaatttgataaattaggatttatcagacaggtaacagagacgttgtgcaagtgttatggtcaaaaacgaaaacaattggtcccattcagacccggcaaagttaatcaaaatcaaaaggaagttggaagacatttgatattagtcaaacagaaaaggagaaattgtggacactgtaaaaataaaacgttttccgcttgtgataactgtgaaattccattgcatgacaaatgttttgtaccgtatcataataattaattattttgtcttcatgtattttgttttcacgacttttgaacccaaaatctcgtttatgacatttcttcttttaaaagggtgcacccttttttttgttgacgatgtgtgtatgtcacaatatatttacctacgtgtgttatgttatgcgatttgaaaatatcattttatcaaaGAGATgcatgtttgttatttttaaaattaattttataaatttcttaacaataaaattacaaataaccagtgagaaagtattataactgattatgtgactccattgtgatttttgttttattttaaaaaacatgtttcattagccccaaaggtcgttcacgttaaaaatgttgaaaaatcaattaattatccatccctatcctataaaaaatatttcccatgaaataactcaaagattttggaaaataaacgaaaaaatagtcctgggcacatgggacatgtgttttcacgcgagctctgggttcaaatgggttaaaagaaaaattatatttataatacatatatgaatgtatattataatacatttttttataataaatattctatGGAACATTGGGTAAATTGCGAGAACTATTTTCCAAAACCATAGAATaccatttgaaattataattttaggataatttataatattaataaacatctAGGACAGTGGTCGGCAACCTTTTTGGAGCCTGGGTAAACTATTTCAATTTGAGCATTTTATGTGGATAGTAGATAaaagtttaaatcaaaattgttctaaattattaagcacaatttcatttttatgacatataaaatatacgtatatttgcATATGAGTgtgtaaatacaaatttattttattaaggacataaatattatataattatttgaatagtgGCTTCCTTAATTTAGAGTTTTAGTTAACCTGATGTACACAGGACTTAAGATTTTCTGTCGTTAGTCTATTTCGCAGAGTATTCCGGActtatttagaaaaaatatatataaaatgctgaTTTACAAGCATCGTGTTCTGTGTTACAGGCATTTGtccgaataaattaaaaatattcaaactcATTTACATAGATCTATCTCGTCCGGTTTTATTACattgaaaaatgtgtatttCCATTCTCAAATAACCCATTCAAAAttcgcatacatatatattttacaattatattcATATCTACATTTTCATACCATCGATTGTTTTtgatatcatttttaaatacggataatttcaaacaaaaatctTTTTTGTTCGACGGGTAAATCAATTCAGTAGGTTGCCGACCACTAATCTAGAATTTTAcacgtaattaaatatatgactCCTGTTTTTAGAGCCGTGTGATCAAAACAGGAAAAGGGTGGTGTGAACCACAGATAATGATGTTCTATAAAATACTGTTAAAGAAAACAATCACTAGTTTGAATACTTCTGTCAACGCAGGTATGGGCTCcttcttaatttaaattatttataataaacaaataagatTAAGTGTGAACATTCCCAACAGGACATCAAGATGTCAGACGTTAAGAAAAGTATACAGCTACTCTTCGATCGACCAAGTGAACCCCTTTTTATGCCAAAGGGAGATAACAATTCTGTTTTCGACGTTCCCCAAAATTTTctggtatattttataatttttatattacatatgtatattatttatagcaggcgataatcatattttatttaataggcTCCTCAATATGAGACATTGGGAGTTGAATTGAGCAATAGATTTGGAGAGGATGCGAATGAAAGAATTCCACTGAAAGACGTTTCAGTACCAGATTTGACTACTATTTTAGATTTACCACGACAAGCCGAATTTACTCTTTTCATTCCAAAGCACAGACGCATTGCTGGAGATTTAATCGATATCTTGATTCGTAAGTTAAACGTTAATAAACTATACGTTAtatctaataaaatataattttacacgATTATTGTAATTTGCAGAAGTTCCTACCGGAGAATTGCAGGATTTTTTGTCGACAGCCGCATACTGCAGAGATCGTGTTAATACTcaactttttaattattgctTATCAGTAGCTTTACTTCATAggtaatatgtagataaatatatatatttacttgcgATTTACtgatatttattgttattaatgttTACATTTAATTATTCAGAGAAGACACTAAAGATATTCCACTTCCAAACTTGATGCAATCATTCCCATCCAAGTTTGTGGATTCGCAAGTGTTTCAGCAGGCTCGTGAAGTTTCCGCCGTCGTGCCAGAAAATCTTCGTGTGagtttaaaatgtaaatgtaatttaAGGCTAATCTGATAATTTCATTTTGTTACAATGTCTTTTTTTTTCAGCGGAATCCAATCGTTATACCTAAAGATTTTTCTGCATCCGATTTAGAAGAAGAGCACCGCATAGCATACTTCCGTGAAGATATCGGAATCAATCTACATCACTGGCATTGGCATCTCATCTATCCATTCAGCTCGGCCAATCGTGAAATAGTGGCCAAAGATAGACGTGGAGAACTCTTTTATTACATGCATCAACAAATTTTAGCCCGgtaattaaacaatttaaacatTACTAAACTGATTAATAAAACCAATAAACCTATGTGCTATTCATTTTAGATACAACGCTGAGCGACTAAGTAATAGTTTAGCGAGAGTGAAGCGGTTCAATAACTTCCGCAATCCGATAGCTGAAGGATATTATTCAAAGCTTGACAGTCTCACTTCAGGACGTGCATGGACTCCTAGACAAGCTGGTGCAACCTGGCAAGATCTCAATCGACCTAGTGACGATATTATTCTAAATATTGAGCAGATTGAACAGTGGAGGGATAGAATCGATGCGGCTATCAGTTCTGGAAACATTGAAAATGTAACCTGTTGATTTATTCGATTGAAATATCCtcaatttcataattaaaatatccatatattttattaatttcgttAAATTTCTTTACAGGAAGCAGGAGAAAGTGTTCCCTTGGATATAGACACTCTCGGAAATATAATGGAGTCGAGTATGCTCTCACCAAATGCAAATTTCTATGGAGATTTTCACAATTCTGGTCATCTCTTTACAGCCTATGTGCACGATCctgataataaatatttggtatgttattatatagcatatataacatattatcAAATGCACATCGAAATTcaatagtaaaattatttttaaattgtttaataaatttaGGAACTCTTTGGAGTGATGGCAGACGAAGCGACTACCATGAGAGACCCATTCTTCTATCGGTGGCATGCTCAAATTGATAACATCTTCCAAAAGTTTAAATCTTCAGCAGCTGTGCAGCCATATAACAGAGCTCAGGTGATTTCTTATAATCAattctaatatattttaaaattttatttaattatattatatggaaaattaataattaatgtaattgtaatttaattccAGCCAAGTGTATTTGTTTTCTTCCACTAATGTGAAGTGATTAGTTCTTGTGTTGTTTTGCATGTGCTTCTTCTTTCATCTTCACAGTTGAATCAAGAGTCCCAATGTATTTTTAGACTATTCTCTGCTTATTTTGAAACATACATTCATCATCTGTATCATCCAACCATTTTCAGGCCATCCAGCTGTATCTTACCTGTACTTAGTACTGTAAagtgaatatttttgggaatccTTATATAGGACAGGAGGTTATGTTGTAACCGtaacccggcctatggaaactcgtTGTAGATAACagaggaaatttattttcttcagtATACAAGTTTATTGTCAGTACAGAAAATTCACGGGGAAATGGGCTAGTTGTCTGTGGCTGCTGTACTGGTTTATATATGGGCACGGTGATGTCATATTGTTCTCGGAGATTCTTCCGGGTTCAAGGGTTTCCTTTGTGTGGGTGTGCCACAAGGTTGCTTGGTGGGTATTCATCTGGatcgagtcgaatcgcctttatcggTGGTCTGGAAATGGGTGAGGTGATGTCATCTCGTTCTCGAAGATTCTTCCAGGCTCAAGGGTTGTGCCTCAAGGTTTGATGATTGTTTATCTGGAGCGAACCGAATCGCCTTTAtcggtaagctggacgaagtatttcggttGTTCCCTTGAACTCAAGGTTTGTTTATCTGGAGCGAATAGATGATTGCTTTGGCTTTGCTGAAAGCTCGTACAAGCTATATTGTATTCCTACACTTACTTCGGTCGTTCTGAAAACGTTTCCCAGcagattaatttttttaacttcTAAGAATTGAATTGACTTCTAGAGGGATTACATATTTAATCTCATCATTCCCTTAAAATTTCAGTTTCACAGTGTGGGAACAGGTGTAATGAACAGATGTTACAATTTTGTCAATAGCAAAGTAATTGATCAATCAAGATTgcattgtaaattattattaattctcttttgtatttttaattacagcTAACCAATCCAAACATAACCATAACATCAATCAATGTAAACGGAGGTGCAAAACCAAATGTAATTCAGACCTTGTGGATGCAGAGTGATGTAGACCTATCAAGGGGTTTGGACTTTTCAAATCGTGGCCCCGTACTAGTCCGTTTTACGCATCTCAATCACATACCATTCACTTAcacgtaaaaaaattataacaacacAAATAAAACAACCATTTCTCATAGTTTTCAATTGTTAACATATTGCATTATTTTAGAATCAACGTAAACAATGCGGGAGAAGCGAAAATGGGCACGGTGAGAATTTTCATCGCTCCAAAGGTTGACGAACGTGGTCTACCCTGGCAATTGAACGATCACAGATTGATGTTCATTGAAATGGACCGTTTTACAACAAcaggtacataaaaaaaatattgtttgataatttaaaagaaaaaattgtaAGGCAGggatgttgaccgtatcccggcctaacgaaacacatgttgtgtagtttggaagaggatcgtttatttttgttcaattgttacaatgattattgtatgtacgaagaggttgggcttcggagaagtgagctggttgaactccagaggttcactctggtgttggcagctggtgcgtcgctttatatacgttctggcttgaggcgtgccgtgtgcagatgcttagtcttcgtttccaggacacgtatGTTGGGGACACGTGCTGAGctattttcgaggcgcgtgcttTATAGCtgtggggtcagcgccaggacgtcgttggTTTAAGAATGCGgttttcgaggcacgtgtgTTACAGtttcctgatgacatcactgttgggtttcgttcgttttacgatcgagcgatgaactctttcttctggaatggtcgaaggggacgttgcccttgagttatgcatgtttgtacagaatcgatgatgagatcactggttttgaatcgtaatagcacaagtcgtgctatattcctacaaaataatttatatttacacattttGCTTATTTTACAGTTCAATCCGGAGAAAATAGTATTGT
Encoded here:
- the LOC143917594 gene encoding phenoloxidase 1-like — protein: MANVKNSLKLLFDRPKEPLFMPKGPNNAVFQPPANFLAPEYQKRATELGNRHNTDGNETIPLKSVRAPNLTEALKLPRQAEFSLFIPNHRKMASSLIDIFMKVPQNQLQDLLSTCAFCRDKVNPQLFNYALSVSLMHRQDTRDVDIPNVMETFPSKFSDSQVFQDAREVSSVIPSTIQRPPIVIPKDFSASDMELEHRVAYFREDIGINLHHWHWHLVYPFTSATRAIVDKNRRGELFYYMHQQIVARFNCERLSNMLPRVRRFNNFTEPVAEGYFPKLDSLTAGRAWGARQAGMFWQDLNRSIDGIRITIDDVNQWRSRIEEAINLGTYVAANGQRLPLTIDILGNIMEASDLTPNRTYYGDFHNAGHLFTAYMHDPDHKYLEMFGVMGDSGTAMRDPFFYRWHALIDYIFQKFKSSAASPPYNRPQLTNPNITVASVRVNSTGIRAPNELQTFWMQSDVDFSRGLDFSERGTVLVRFTHLNHLPFTYTIVVNNSGAAKRGTVRIFMAPKNDERGLPWQLGDHRLMFIEMDRFVTPLRSGANTITRSSTDSSVTIPFERSFRDLSVRPQDQNNDAAATFNFCGCGWPQHMLVPKGTPQGAAYQVFAMVSNIDLDTIQQTGSAGQCNDASSFCGLKDQLYPDRRDMGYPFDRPPNAQFNAIEDFLQPNMALQDITIRFTDRTVQNPKNPRP
- the LOC143917595 gene encoding phenoloxidase subunit 2-like isoform X2, encoding MSDVKKSIQLLFDRPSEPLFMPKGDNNSVFDVPQNFLAPQYETLGVELSNRFGEDANERIPLKDVSVPDLTTILDLPRQAEFTLFIPKHRRIAGDLIDILIRKLNDFLSTAAYCRDRVNTQLFNYCLSVALLHREDTKDIPLPNLMQSFPSKFVDSQVFQQAREVSAVVPENLRRNPIVIPKDFSASDLEEEHRIAYFREDIGINLHHWHWHLIYPFSSANREIVAKDRRGELFYYMHQQILARYNAERLSNSLARVKRFNNFRNPIAEGYYSKLDSLTSGRAWTPRQAGATWQDLNRPSDDIILNIEQIEQWRDRIDAAISSGNIENEAGESVPLDIDTLGNIMESSMLSPNANFYGDFHNSGHLFTAYVHDPDNKYLELFGVMADEATTMRDPFFYRWHAQIDNIFQKFKSSAAVQPYNRAQLTNPNITITSINVNGGAKPNVIQTLWMQSDVDLSRGLDFSNRGPVLVRFTHLNHIPFTYTINVNNAGEAKMGTVRIFIAPKVDERGLPWQLNDHRLMFIEMDRFTTTVQSGENSIVRRSDESSVTIPFERTFRSLSGDPRDETETSAAFNFCGCGWPQHMLVPKGTAKGADYQVFAMISNYDLDVIEQDTAGVPCSDAFSFCGIKDRLYPDRRSMGYPFDRPPNARFTAVEDFLQPNMKLQDIKIRFTDTTVQNPRNTTT
- the LOC143917595 gene encoding phenoloxidase subunit 2-like isoform X1, which translates into the protein MSDVKKSIQLLFDRPSEPLFMPKGDNNSVFDVPQNFLAPQYETLGVELSNRFGEDANERIPLKDVSVPDLTTILDLPRQAEFTLFIPKHRRIAGDLIDILIQVPTGELQDFLSTAAYCRDRVNTQLFNYCLSVALLHREDTKDIPLPNLMQSFPSKFVDSQVFQQAREVSAVVPENLRRNPIVIPKDFSASDLEEEHRIAYFREDIGINLHHWHWHLIYPFSSANREIVAKDRRGELFYYMHQQILARYNAERLSNSLARVKRFNNFRNPIAEGYYSKLDSLTSGRAWTPRQAGATWQDLNRPSDDIILNIEQIEQWRDRIDAAISSGNIENEAGESVPLDIDTLGNIMESSMLSPNANFYGDFHNSGHLFTAYVHDPDNKYLELFGVMADEATTMRDPFFYRWHAQIDNIFQKFKSSAAVQPYNRAQLTNPNITITSINVNGGAKPNVIQTLWMQSDVDLSRGLDFSNRGPVLVRFTHLNHIPFTYTINVNNAGEAKMGTVRIFIAPKVDERGLPWQLNDHRLMFIEMDRFTTTVQSGENSIVRRSDESSVTIPFERTFRSLSGDPRDETETSAAFNFCGCGWPQHMLVPKGTAKGADYQVFAMISNYDLDVIEQDTAGVPCSDAFSFCGIKDRLYPDRRSMGYPFDRPPNARFTAVEDFLQPNMKLQDIKIRFTDTTVQNPRNTTT